One Vitis riparia cultivar Riparia Gloire de Montpellier isolate 1030 chromosome 4, EGFV_Vit.rip_1.0, whole genome shotgun sequence genomic window carries:
- the LOC117912809 gene encoding elongation factor-like GTPase 1, producing MADIECPNIRNICILAHVDHGKTTLADHLIAAAADGLVHPKQAGRLRFMDYLDEEQRRAITMKSSSVTLRFNDIYHINLIDSPGHMDFCSEVSTAARLSDGALVLVDAVEGVHIQTHAVLRQAWTERLSPCLVLNKIDRLISELKLSPLEAYSKLVRIVHEVNGIMSAFKSEKYLSDVDLLLAGPAGENLENLELVEDDEEDTFQPQKGNVAFVCALDGWGFRINEFAEFYVSKLGASAAALQKALWGPKYYNQKTKMIVGKKGMGGGSKARPMFVQFVLEPLWQVYQAALEPDGDKSMLQKVIKSFNLNVPARELQHKDPKVVLLAVLSRWLPLSDAILSMVVKCIPDPMRAQSFRISRLLPKREVSDDGPSSNVLAEAELVRKSVEACDFSPEAPCVAFVSKMFAVPIKMLPQRGPNGGILNNSTDEGGSGESDECFIAFARVFSGVLFAGQRVFVLSALYDPLKPEAMQKHVQEAELHSLYLMMGQGLKPVALAKAGNIVAIRGLGQHILKSATLSSTKNCWPFSSLVFQVSPTLRVAIEPSDPTDMGALMKGLRLLNRADPFVEVSVSARGEHVLAAAGEVHLERCIKDLKDRFARVSLEVSPPLVPYKETIQGEVSDLLENLKSLSGSLDYIERKTPNGRCCVRVQVLKLPPSLTKVLDKSADLLRDIIGGKLGQSNKSSETQRSSRLEDENSIEALRKRIMDAVEGDILGETEESDKDRAEKCKAMWLQFLKRIWALGPRQIGPNILFTPDSRGEDAEFPVLVRGSSHVSERLGFVDESSNGGMDAEPSSVVTPALCMEAESLESSVISGFQLATAAGPLCEEPMWGLAFVIEARISPSEGQQSDDLETSYQPLEQYGIFTGQVMNTVKDACRTAVLQKKPRLVEAMYFCELNTPTEYLGPMYAVLARRRARVLKEEMQEGSSLFTVHAYVPVSESFGFPDELRRWTSGASSALLVLSHWEALPEDPFFVPKTEEEIEEFGDGSSVLHNTARKLIDAVRRQKGLPVEEKVVQHATKQRTLARKV from the coding sequence ATGGCTGATATAGAGTGCCCCAACATCCGAAACATATGCATACTGGCTCATGTCGATCACGGCAAAACCACCCTGGCCGACCACCTCATCGCGGCGGCCGCAGATGGCTTGGTCCATCCGAAGCAGGCCGGGCGTCTCAGATTCATGGACTACCTCGACGAGGAACAGCGGCGGGCCATCACCATGAAGAGCTCCTCGGTAACTCTGCGTTTCAACGATATCTACCACATCAACTTGATCGACTCTCCGGGTCACATGGATTTCTGCAGCGAGGTTTCCACGGCAGCGCGGCTCAGCGACGGCGCTCTGGTGCTGGTGGACGCCGTGGAGGGCGTTCACATCCAGACCCACGCCGTGCTCCGCCAGGCCTGGACCGAGCGGCTCTCACCCTGTCTTGTCCTTAATAAGATTGATAGATTGATTAGTGAGTTAAAATTGAGTCCTTTAGAGGCGTATTCTAAACTGGTCAGGATTGTTCATGAAGTTAATGGGATTATGAGCGCGTTTAAGTCAGAGAAGTACTTGTCGGATGTTGATTTATTGCTTGCAGGACCGGCGGGTGAGAATTTGGAGAATTTGGAGCTCGTGGAGGACGATGAAGAGGATACTTTCCAACCTCAGAAGGGGAATGTGGCGTTTGTGTGCGCTTTGGACGGGTGGGGTTTTAGGATAAATGAGTTTGCGGAGTTCTATGTCTCAAAGCTCGGGGCGAGTGCGGCTGCATTGCAGAAGGCGTTGTGGGGGCCCAAGTATTATAACCAAAAGACTAAGATGATTGTGGGGAAAAAGGGAATGGGTGGAGGTAGTAAGGCGAGGCCTATGTTCGTGCAGTTTGTGCTCGAGCCACTGTGGCAAGTGTACCAGGCAGCTTTGGAGCCTGATGGAGATAAGAGTATGCTGCAGAAGGTGATTAAGTCCTTTAACTTGAATGTGCCGGCGCGGGAACTTCAGCATAAGGATCCAAAAGTTGTGCTTCTAGCTGTGTTGAGTCGATGGCTTCCCTTGTCGGATGCAATCTTGTCAATGGTGGTTAAGTGTATTCCGGATCCAATGAGAGCTCAATCTTTTCGTATCTCACGTTTGCTTCCCAAGAGAGAGGTTTCAGATGATGGGCCTAGCTCTAATGTGCTTGCAGAAGCGGAGCTTGTGAGAAAATCAGTGGAGGCTTGTGATTTCAGCCCTGAAGCACCATGTGTTGCTTTCGTGTCAAAAATGTTTGCAGTACCCATTAAAATGCTCCCACAGAGGGGTCCAAATGGGggtattttaaacaattctacTGATGAAGGTGGAAGTGGTGAATCAGACGAATGCTTCATTGCATTTGCGAGGGTTTTCAGTGGGGTTCTTTTTGCAGGACAGAGAGTTTTTGTGCTTTCAGCTTTATATGATCCATTAAAACCGGAGGCAATGCAGAAGCATGTGCAGGAAGCTGAGTTGCACTCCTTGTACCTCATGATGGGTCAGGGGTTGAAACCAGTGGCATTAGCAAAGGCAGGGAATATTGTGGCAATCCGAGGCCTTGGCCAGCATATATTGAAAAGTGCAACTCTTTCATCCACAAAAAACTGTTGGCCTTTCTCGAGTTTGGTGTTTCAGGTTTCCCCAACGCTAAGAGTGGCAATTGAGCCTTCTGATCCTACAGATATGGGTGCCCTCATGAAAGGCTTGAGGCTTCTTAACCGGGCAGACCCATTTGTGGAAGTCTCTGTTTCTGCTAGGGGAGAACATGTGCTTGCTGCTGCGGGAGAAGTTCATCTTGAGCGTTGCATAAAAGATTTGAAGGATAGATTTGCAAGGGTAAGCTTGGAAGTCTCTCCACCACTTGTCCCCTATAAAGAGACTATCCAAGGTGAGGTAAGTGATCTACTAGAGAATTTGAAATCGTTAAGTGGGAGCTTGGATTATATTGAAAGGAAAACACCAAATGGAAGATGTTGTGTTCGAGTACAAGTTTTGAAGCTTCCACCTTCACTGACTAAGGTGCTTGATAAAAGTGCTGATTTGCTTCGAGATATCATCGGAGGTAAGCTGGGCCAGTCCAATAAAAGCTCTGAAACTCAGAGATCAAGTCGTCTGGAAGATGAGAATTCAATTGAAGCTCTTAGAAAGCGAATAATGGATGCTGTGGAGGGTGATATTTTGGGTGAGACTGAAGAAAGTGACAAGGATCGGGCTGAGAAATGTAAAGCAATGTGGCTACAGTTTCTTAAGAGGATCTGGGCACTTGGACCTAGGCAGATTGGTCCTAATATCCTCTTCACCCCAGATTCCAGAGGGGAGGATGCTGAATTTCCTGTTCTTGTCAGGGGCTCCTCCCATGTATCTGAGAGATTGGGGTTTGTGGATGAATCTAGTAATGGTGGTATGGATGCAGAGCCATCTTCAGTTGTAACTCCGGCACTGTGCATGGAAGCTGAGAGTCTTGAGAGCAGTGTAATATCTGGATTTCAACTAGCTACTGCAGCTGGACCTTTATGCGAGGAACCAATGTGGGGTTTGGCTTTTGTTATTGAAGCACGCATTTCTCCATCGGAGGGACAACAGTCTGATGACTTAGAAACTTCTTACCAACCACTAGAGCAATATGGAATCTTCACAGGGCAGGTGATGAATACAGTGAAGGATGCTTGTAGGACAGCTGTGCTACAGAAGAAACCCCGGCTTGTGGAAGCCATGTATTTTTGTGAGTTGAACACTCCAACTGAATACCTAGGTCCTATGTATGCTGTGCTTGCTCGTAGGCGGGCTCGAGttttgaaggaagaaatgcaGGAAGGTTCTTCACTATTTACTGTACATGCTTATGTGCCAGTTTCTGAAAGCTTTGGTTTTCCGGATGAACTGAGGAGATGGACTTCTGGAGCTTCAAGTGCTTTACTTGTACTTAGCCATTGGGAAGCACTTCCTGAGGATCCTTTCTTTGTACCAAAAACCGAAGAGGAGATTGAAGAGTTTGGAGATGGTTCTAGTGTTCTGCATAATACAGCAAGAAAACTCATAGATGCAGTGAGACGGCAAAAGGGCCTCCCAGTAGAGGAAAaggtagtccagcatgcaacaAAGCAGAGGACCCTGGCTCGTAAAGTATAG